In Salarias fasciatus chromosome 4, fSalaFa1.1, whole genome shotgun sequence, the DNA window ctgtcaactctaaaactaccaagtccaggagaatctgaaataggaccaggagaatctggaccaggaccaggagaatctggactgggaccaggaccaggaccaggataaCTATTTACAGTACATTTTCTCGCATTTCCATAGAAAAGGATTCCGAGTGTTTTAGTTTCACGTttggagcagttttcaaaaggttacattttcagaggctctgatcactgttgtcgtgtaaacagacacccgaaacacaatgaaagttttccttttttgaaaaggTTGTGTGAACAAGGCCTGAGAGGTGATGAGATAAAGAGTCCTTTTTCTTCGAAGTTTCTAATCAATGTGgtataaatttactgtaatcAGTTCCCTCAACAGCTGCTTCTCGAAAAGTTAAACTGTTCCTTTCTGTGTTCTAATGATCTAATGACCTGCAGGGAAAGTAATagaagaacagaagaaaaagtagAGGAGTAACTATTAACTCGTGTTAAAAGGTCGGCGAGAACACTAGACATACTTTTCTGATCAAGAGCAGAAACTCACATTCACTCAGGCTTTCAGGAGAACTTTAGGTTAGGAATGAGAAATCAAGACAGCAAGAAGAATGAGAGACAAAACTTTGAGGAATGTGAGTAGAAGTTTCCTGGAATCATACTGAGATCTGTACATATTAAACTCTGATCAGTGAGGAAGATAAGCAGCCAGGCCTCTGCTAAACCTGCAGGATGTTACAGCCAGAAGGGAGAGAGTGTCAAGTCTTCCTGTAGGTAGAGTCAGATCAGGGCAGGTCGACCACAGGAGTCGGATCAGGACCGATCGTCTTGTGGAGTCAAATCGAGGCCAGTGGAGTCGGATCCAGTGTAGTCAAGTCAGGGCAGGCCGACCACAGGAGTCAGATCGGGGCCAGTGGAGTCGGATCCTGTGGATTTAGATCAGGGTAGGTTACCCAGGGGAGTCGGATCAGGGCCAGTCGCCATGTAGAGTTGGTACTCAGCTCAGGGCAGATCACCTGGTTCAGCTGGATCAGGACCGGTTGCCTGGTTGAGTTGGTTGGATGTCAGCCAGTGGAGTCCAACCAGGGTAGATCACATGTTTTAGTTGGATTAACCCAGGTCACCATGTATAGTTGGAAGTCAGATCGGTGCTGGTTGCCTGGTGGAGTCAGATCGGTGCAGATTATCCGATGGGGTCAGATCGATGCAGGTTATCCGGTGGAGTCAGATCGGTGAAGGCTGTCCGGTGGAGTCAGATCGGTGCAGGTTGCCTGGTGGATGGTGGAGTCAGATCAGTGCAGGTTGCCTGGTGGAGTCAGATCGGTGCAGGTTGCCTGGTGGAGTCAGATCGGTGCAGGTTGCCTGGTGGAGTCAGATCGGTGCAGGTTGTCCGGTGGAGTCAGATCGGTGCAGGTTATCCGGTGGAGTCAGATCGGTGCAGGTTATCCGGTGGGGTCAGATCAAGGCAGGTCGCCTGGGGGGATGGCGTGCCTCCGATCGTAGGCGGTGTCGTCGCTCTCCTCTCCGTCGCTGACCTCCCCCAGGACCcgctccctctcttcctcttcctccgtctCACTCTCGCGCCTCAGGCGCTCCCGTTCCCTGTcgcgctctcgctctctgtAGGAGCGAGGAATTGTGGGAATCTGAGCAAGaatagagagagaaaataagagaaCAAAGAACAAGACAACAATGGGGGTGAGAGggtaaccctaaccctaacccggTATGAGGGCTAGTACCTGGTTCTCGTGGCTGGGCAGGGCGCAGTAGCCCGGCTCCGTCCTGCGGAGGAGGCGTGGGGAGTGGGTGCGGAATGGCCGGGGGGAGTGGGAGCAGACGGAGCGCGGGGAGGGCGAGCGGATGGAGCGCGGCGACGGGGATCGGACGGAGCGGGACGGAGAGTAGGTGGCGGAGTGGGGCTGGGAGAACGCCGAGCTATGGTGGTTCAgtttgggggggcggggggagcgGGGCGGCAGCTCGGGCGGTTTGAGGGGGTCCACCACCAGGTCCATCTCGGTCaggaccggcggcggcgggatgaagtccagctcctcctccagcgggTTATGATGCATCTCGGCTGCGTCGATCTCGGCGAGCTCTGCCTTGGACAGGTGGTCCACGATTCCAGCGCCGAACGAGTCGCCCACCACGTTGATGGAGGTCCGCATCCTGTCACTGAGGGGGAAAACAGCATCACAGTCAGGAAAGCACACCTCTTTATAATAATAACCACAATAAGGGAAGAACTTTTCGATAGTGTCATGGTTTTTGGAGCAATTTTTGAAGTTCTGCTGCTTGTGTCTTGAGATTAGCCCAAAAGACTTTTACTGTCAGTCTCGATCTGTAAGGTTATTCACAGATTCCGGTTCAGTGATCTACTGTACTGTCTGTAATCGCTGAGCTACAGTTTCTCCTTTGGTCCCATTTACAAAGTTtccaaacaaaaaggaaaactgtgCATCCGACACCTGACTCACAGCAGCCAGTCGACGGCGATCAGCAGGCTGATGTCCTGGGTGGGCAGGCCCACCGCCGTCAGGATCAGCAGCATGGTCACCAGTCCAGCGCTGGGAATGCTGGCCGCTCCCACGCTGGCCAGGGTGGCCGTCATACTGTAGGGGAAGAGGACAGGAAAAGCTGGAGTGGGTCTATTTCAGTCAATGCAATGATTAAAAGAGGAGTTGCATGACTAACTGGCATTAGAGGAACAACCAACACAAAGCGCTTGTAGTCAAGTGGATCGGTCACGTCATGCTTACTTGTTTTCTATTGAAAACTGCACTTTATTAAAATCCACAGCTTACAGCCAGTCCTAAAGTTCTGTGTGGCCCTGAACCGATTAGGAGACACTAACAAACAGTGGGTCTTATGAAACTTGAGGCTTTCTTTACACCATGAGGATTTTCCAGGTGAAGCATGTTGGATCTGAAGGTGGAACTCGGAGCTCGTTTACATGATCTCGAAAGATCACATCCGATTTCTGGAGGTGTTTAAAGCCACTGATCCAGGTCAACTCGACTCAGTTATTTATAAAAGGCTGGTATTTCTGGATATCATCATGTGAACAGCATGAACTGATCGTCCTCCAAGTCTTAACCAAATCCAGGCGACCTGACGAAGTTCTGCAAATGAGAACATGCTTCACAGTGATCCTGCAAGGAAATAAACGTAACATTATTTCTACAGAATTCAGATTGACAGACCTGGATTCAACCCAAATAGTCTGATGTCGTCACACATATAAACCTGTTCATCTGATTCCTTtctttctgtgtaaacagaagGAGACaacaagcagtggaaaaagttgacaaagagtgaagagaagacaaCAGTAAAACCAGATAGGAACCCGTAAACTGGCTTATTTCTGAAGTGCTGATTAATGCCGATGGGCACATCGATGAGATTATTATAATTATGTGATTATGACGAATAACCAGATTTCCATGGCAGTGACGCCACTGGTTTAGCCCTTAGTGCTTCAGAACAGTTTAAGGTGGAGATGTGGAGATGTGGTTCACTCTCAAGGTCTTCATCTGGATGCTCTACGGTATTCTGCGCTCATTAATAGTCTTGGAAGAGGTTGAAAATCAGCCACACCGGCGAAAACAGCAGCTCTCCACTTCTCATTGACTCGATAAAAGCTTCAGCACTCGTTATAGTATTGGTATTGGTTATTGGTATTAAAATCTGctgcattttctgtttctgaccCAGATGCAGGAAAATAGTAAAGTGACTCAACGTACCCCCTAGTGGCATGAACTGGTATTACTTGCCTGATCGGCCTGTGGCATGCCGACATTTTTCTGCAACGTTATCAGTAATGAGTCTATTTTCTTTAAGATGAAACGTCTGGGCCACAAACTTGATTAGCTAGATATAACCAGAAAACAATGATGAAACCTTTTTGTTTTAAGTTGAAACATTTTTCTGTCAGGAACATAACCAGCCAGGCCGCTgtcattttgttaaaaacaaaaaaatgcatttctatATTCTTTACatattttctgttgctttttttgtatgattatttcatatttattgaagcaaacacatttcatttctttaatttcttgTAAACAATTCAAAGGCAATTTAGAAAATTCTGAGCATTTCACAGAGGTCAAATATTTgtctgaaaatgtaatttaaatcattaaaatctttcaagtgcctttatttcatttaatcaaaAAATTAGATCTACATAGATTTTAGCCATTAGAAAACAGACAATCATAAGAGTAAGACATCAGTGTTGCTGCAAAGACTGACTCTAATCTGCTTAAAAACAGTTAAGTCTTTGCAAGAGCTTGTGTCAAAGCTGACAAGTAGCAGATCCATCTCATGACTTCCAGCACAAACGACTCTTCATACGCACAAAAGAAGGAATCAATTCATTCAATGTGCGAAAGGTGACGGCATGAGGGAAAAATGTGAGCAAAAACCATCATTTCTGCGGAAATACCACAACTGACACTGTGCATGGCCTCCAGACGGTGACAAAGGCAGTGAAAGACGGCGGCAAAAGCAATTTTAATGGTGGAAGTGAGTGATTCACAAGAAAACCATTCAGAAAACTGACTGCTGATTCAGCGAGATTAGTCTAACAGCTGGAGAAAGGTGCTGAGCAAAGATCCTTCATAAACCTCAAACATGCTCCTCTGGAGCAGCGGTTTACAAAACTCACAGCAAGAAAGTACAAATGTTCCTGGTTCAAAGTAGCTCCAAGTATGTGGAGATTACATGTTCTACCTGAGCCTACAGGGTGTAGCATCCTTCCACCAACCACAGACATGCTGAAGATTTCATTTAGGTGTCAATTTGCCTGTGAATGTTTGACTGACTTTGATATTGAAAGCCTAATTAAACCACAACGTTTCATTGATAAGGCATTGGTTTTGAACTGGACCTGAAGCAGGACCAGGAGattatggaccaggaccaggaccaggactagaagaatatggactgggagccactctggaggaaaacatagTTTTTATAGTCTTATCTACTGAACATGTGCAGATCTATTGTTTACTATGATTGGACAAGACGTCGCATTTCAGAGAAGCTGCATATGAcaccgtttccacggagacggagtctGAGCCTTTCTGAACCTGTTCTCTTCTCCTCTTGCCCTGGGTTGGCCACGACAAAGCAGAATGTGGAAATCAACAGACTTGTAGATGAACTCATGTATGCACAGGTCGGACTGCTGAACAGTCCAACAGATTCCTCGGTTGAAAAAGTTTCTGCAGCGGCCGTTTGCGTCCCGTCCGTCACCACCAGACACCGGCTTTCCACACCCTTCCTGGAAGGTGTCCATCAGATGCAAGACGTCCAACGTTCTCTTGCATGCACTtgcagaaaaatgtgaaaactggaaTATTTATGGGGAAGTTGTTGAAATGATGAGCCATTCATTCCCGAGCCAGAAGAGAATTATTTCCAAGTGGGCTCATATGTTTCTACAGAAGCTGTTTATAGCTGAAAGCTGTTCATGCAGGACTGAAAACACGAAAAACTACCCTTTAAAGCTTTAATTATAAGTACACATGAAGAAGATGTTTATAAGGAAAAGGTGAAATGTTGGATGATCCAAAGAAATCCAGCTAATTTTCCAACAGCAGCTCTTCTGTTTATTGATGTGAAACTTGAGCTCTCCAACGAACGTGGCTCGTTCCGTCATGTCTTCAATTACAGAGCCGATGGGGTCACGATGGTCCCAGATGTGACTGCAGGTCCACAAATTTACCGCCGACGCCGTTGATCTGTTGCCCCGTTGCACGTCTCCGCGATTCCAGCCCTGATTATCACCATGCTGGCTGCTCGTCAGATTTACGCGGCACACACGGCTTTCATTTTCTGACAGCTCCGGCGCGGATGATGCAACGGTCACACAGGACTCCCgcaaaattagatttttttttttttgcactctgATGGCGAACAGATGCCGACGAAAGTGGCACAATAAACAACATCAAAGCGCCGAGCGTCACTGGCGTCCCGCGGCCGCAACAAGCTGAGCTCCGTCCAAGTCAACTGGATCCAATCGGACCTCGGTGGCTTTGTTGAAACCTCAGAAATATTTCATTACTTCCTCGCCGCCCTGGTTTCAGAGCTTGTGTCGGCTGGTTATTCCTAGATGACACGCCGCTCTCAGTCCCGCTTGttatttacagtaaatgaaGAAACAGAAGCATGTCTCATATTACGTTCCTGGATTTATGCAGATGGCGCTGTGGAGTCACTTTAGTCTCTATTGTCTTCTCTTTTAGGTTAGAACAGTATCAGTAGTCTAGATTCGATTCAGTGAGTAAACGCTGAAATCTGCTGcgtgaggaagatgctctataatctggagggtAGCTGGAGGTACATCTTTAAGTTTGAGGAatatgctctataatctggatttcAGCATTTCCAAAAGGAGAATCatgacaacaaaacagctgagatgaaCTACCAGcatgaagacagcagcaggcagctttTAGAACTGGATACTCgcttgctaatgctaaccagaGGCACCGTGGATACTAGCTGTTGACAATCACAGGTTATGTCCCTGGAAATTGTTAGTTATTATAAGTATCATCTCATATACAGAAACAGCCGGATGCTCACCTCAGGTAGCATGGATACAGGAATATTAAATTTAATAATCCAACTAAATCCAACTAAAATTAACCTCTGACAACATGGATTCAGGCTTATGCTAACCAATGCTAACCAATGCTAGCATCAGGTACCGTGGATTTAGACCAATTATAACCTCAGATAGCGTAgattcaggctaatgctaagcAATGCTAACCTCAGATAGCGTGgattcaggctaatgctaagcAATGCTAACATCAGATAGCGTGgattgaggctaatgctaacctcAGATAGCGTGgattgaggctaatgctaggcCATTGTGTGCTTTTACCTGACGGTGATGATCTGTCCTCCGTCCAGCGTGATGTCGTTCATCTGGGCGATGAAGATGGCGGCCACGGCCTCGTACAAGGCGGTGCCGTCCATGTTGATGGTGGCGCCGATGGGGAGCACGAAGCGCGTGACGCGCTTGTCGATcttcaggttctcctccagacaGCGGAAGGTGACCGGCAGCGTCCCGGCACTGACGGGACAGACGGACGAGTTTAAAGTGATCAAGATAGTTCGGCCCAAAGACATAAAATATGGAGACAGGTGGCGAGACACGAGTGCAGAGGTGAGGAGGAAGGTGAGGGGGGCGAAGACGGGGCGAGAAATAAAAAGGCAGTGGAAACTTGAGTCTGCCGACAGCCTCCCGCCAACAGCTGGTGTCGGCCACTGTTTCAATCCTCCAGCATGCGAATTAAAGGAATTTGATTCCCCGGCCTGCGGCGCGCGGGTCATAATATAATTAGAGGAAATGTTGATGGGATTACCCATATTCTCTAAATCCCCGGTAATGTGCCAAAATGGCAGTTGGTTTCAGGCGGCCGTGCGGAACGCTGGGCGGGCCGAGCCAAGCCGATCCAGGCAGGacccggcggccggcggcggctaATCCGCAGGCTTTAGACGTACGTTTACAGCACAGGATCTGTCTGACATGGGCTTGACCATGATAtcctgcgctcacacacacattcggcGCCGCCGGCCTGAATTTGTCAACGCGGGTTGCATAAATGCAGGATTTTATTCAGATCGAGCCCAAATAGCGGCGGCTGGCAGCAGCAGGCTACGCCGATCAGTCACAGCAGCTCCGGCAGCTGCGCCGGGACGAGACGCTGTAAAAGAAacatgtgacacgcatgtgttcacacacacacacacacaaacacacacacacacacacggccggaTACAGTGACACTTCCTGCAGGCTGTCCTACCTGCTGGCGGTGCCCAGAGCGGTGATCCAGGCCTGGAAGATCCCAGAGTAGAAGGTGAAGGGGCTCTTCTTGGTGATGGCGAAGAATATGGCGGGCAGGATGAGTCCTCCGTGGATCACCAGGCCCACGATGACCGTCACCATGTAGAGGCCCAGCTGCCGGGCCACCACCTCCAGGTCTCCGATGGCCGCGATCTTCCCGGCGATCAGCGAGGCGATGCCGACGGGAGAGTACCTGCAGACACAGCCACCGTCAGCACCTGCAGGCATGCCGTGCGCGGCTCGTGCActtcctcaaacacacactgacatgaataCTACGATACTATAAACTATAGGAGGACGATCTCAGTCCTCAGGTTTATGTTCCTGGAGCTCAATTTACAATCAGATTATCTCATGAAAACGTCATCAGAACTCCACAAAAAGGTtcttattttctgtgtgtgtgtgtgtgtgtgtgtgtgtgtgtgtgtgtgtgtgtgtgtgtgtgtgtgtgtgtgtgtgttttgacgtgcttgtttatgtttacactTATGTGTCTTAActggttgtgtgtctgtttgtgttgatGCGTTTTGTactgggtgtttttttgtttgtgtgtagcatttgtgtttttgtttatgtgCGTTTCTTGAagtgtttgtttatatttatgtgtttttagtgtttgcttgtgttattttgtgtgtttgtatgtttatATGTTCATGGGTctgttcttgtgtttgtttgtgttgaagtgctttgtttgtgtgtgtgtgtgtgtgtgtgtgtgtgtgtgtgtgtgtgtgtgtgtgtgtgaaataataTTCTGTTTGACTGATGTTGTGTCACTTGTGAcagttgttttgtatttgtgcaTTTTCggtgttttcagtttgtgtgtgttttgttttctctgtttttgtatgtttatatgtgtgtgtgtttctatgtttgttgttgttaatgtgttctttttttgtttttgtatgtgtgttgtgttaatgtgttattaatttgtatgtattttttgtgtgtctgtgagatTATATTGTGTTTTACTAAATTTCCTCCTTTTTCACGTGTTTTACTTTGAGAACCTGAAGTTGACCGACACTCCAAACggcacctgaacgcctcacggaCTCCTCTCACTGACTGCTGTTTAACACTTTAACATCTTCAAAAGctaaatataaaagaaaaacaaaacagagagattttcatttaattgaCCAAAATTAAAAACTGGAGGGAAAATGATAATTTCAGATATTTGGAGGTTAATGTCATTTTTCGTTTTTCATTTTtgcggcgttttttttttcgtttttcttctTGTATTTGTTGCGTGTCTCGTAATGTTTGTgatatttcaatatttaaataaagaCGATCTTCACAAAGCATGACCTTGATTTCAATCGAAAAGGCTCCAGATTGGAAAGCAAGTTTTTAAAACGAACCGGCTGGTATTGCAGTGATCATGAGGTACGGAGCGTCTCCTGATATCAGAGACGGCCCGTTTGTGGACGCGGCGCCGtcgtgaagcagcagcaggtttctggCAGCGGCTCGTCAATCGCCGGCCGCCGTCAATGGAGCGTCTCTCCCCAGCAGAGGGTGTGACACATAGCTGGATCTCTGGTTTCCTCCGCAGTTGTTCGTGGACAGTCGGCCGTATTGAGACGCGAATGGAAGCCGCGGGCCGTGCgagctgacccccccccccccccccccccccgcccgctgACAGTTGTTTGTCGGAGCGCTCGGTGTACACGGCCTGATGGATGTGCTCCTCGTGTGACGAGTGTTCCTGTAAACACTGCGCTGTGTGTTTGGCTCGCGCCGCCGGCCGCTGACTCATCTGTTTACACTGCCTGAGTGATACGGACGGTTCCTCTGGTGTCCAGCTGCGCAGCGAGGcagggagacggggagacgtggagacggggagacggggagacggggagacgtgGAGACGGGGAGACGTGGAGACGGGGAGACGTGGAGACGGCCCAGGAGAGCCGCCTGACAAGCGTCCTGCTGTTTTTCGTCCAAACgcccaccctgctctccacccgCTCCCTCTTCCCATGTCTCCTTACGGGTCCCGTCGCTGATGGTTTCCTGAGCTTATTATGAACAACCTTAAGTTACCCCTCCACACGAacctgggtttgaatccctcccacAGTCTGCCTGTTCCAGCTTTTTCTCTGATAACCTTAAGAGTGGGAAGTCTcctgctctgagtctggttctgcaggttttctccagTTAAACAGGActcgctctcttcctctgcactTGCTGATTTGTTGTTTCTCTGTTAAAATGCTTTGAAATGACTTGTTTAATTTGGTTCTACAGAAATAACATTGAAGTGAAACTGTCGAAaagctgcagagccgctgtctctcaaTGCTCACTGAGCTAACCAATGGTTAGCATTAGCCAAGCACATCTGTTACTATTTCAATAAACTTCTGTTTACAAGAGCAGGCGCCACATCGGTTCAGAAGAAACTCAATTCATCTGACAGTGAGTAGCATTAACTTTAGCCTGTAGCATTACCTTTAGCCTCTAGCATTAACTTTAGCCTCTAGCATTAACTTTAGCCTGTAGCATTACCTTTAGTATGTAGCATtaactttagcatgtagcattaccTTTAGCCACATTGCCACATCAGTAAGTGCTAACTTACCTTTGATACATGGTAAAGCACACAGTAACTACGCCACTAAGCTCCTGCTTACTGGAAGAAGAACCACCTCAGTCCTAACAGCAGCGTGAAGAGCCCGATCAGaggattttagagcatcttccccccactGAGCTGAACGAGTGAACATTAATGTGAAGGAATAAGCTACACCGTGGATAATAACCCAGCTGTGAGCGCCAGCTCACTTTCTAAACTCACTAATGAGAGTGAAGATCCAGTTTTCAGTGACTTGCTCACATCTGCTtgttctcctgctggaggcGGATCCATTACATTCTGGATCTGGTCCACCTCGGCTCCCCTGGGATCGCTCCGGAGGACGGCTCCCGCTACTCCCAGCATACCAGACTGCAGCGAGTCCCAGGGAAaccctccgtccctccatctgtctgcgTCCTTCACTCACACTCTTcttccctcgctcgctcgctccgcCGGCCGGCCTCCGTCCTCGTTCCCACAGGTTGAGTCATGCGCACAGTTTGGGAGCCTTATCCATCACTGTCACTGACctctgtttatgtgtgtgtgtgtgtgtgtgtgtgtgtgtgtgtgtgtgtgtgtgtgtgtgtgtgtggtatctGCACAACGTCAAAGCACAGAGAGCCCAGACAGAGACATGCAcggcgcatgcacacacacacacacacacacacactgaccacatGATCATGGAGACCATCGTCATGATGATCTCATTGAGGATGTTGAAGAAGTCGCACATGATCCTCCCGCGCTCGCCCATCCTGCCCATGCAGATGCCGAAGGTGATGAAGAAGCCGATCAAGCCTTGACCAAGACACAGAGCGGCGGGTCAGACGGCGCTCCGGCGTGCGGCGGCGACGCACAGGTCGGCCGATCGGCCGGTCCGACTCACCCAGCACGTTCATGCCCCACTTGTACTCCAGCTTCTTCCTGTTCACCATGATGGGCTCGCTCTGGTTCTGGACGGGGACCGCCACCGTTTTCAGCACCGTCTGGACCTGCGGGGGACACACAGCGTCTCTCGTGAAGAAACACAGCCCTGGCAGCGGCGAGGCGAACTGGTAGTGATGTTCAGAGGACAAAACAGAATGAGAGATTCTCACACGGGAAGAGAAAGCTGGAGAAAGGGGTTTGGAGGGGAAGGACGAGTCCGTCCTGCTAAAGCATTTATGTCTTTTATGACTCCAATGAATCCCTGATGAGCACAAACAAAAGAGGCAGTAAAACAGACGTGCAGGccggagagaggaagaggcctgagaggacaggagggaggaTTCCTCAGAGCTCAGCCTTCAGACGACGCTCTGCTGAGGAGAGAAAACTCCTCATccttcagacacaaacaggaaatctACGGCGGAGATTCACTTGGTTTTCaatctgttgccatggaaacgtgataattttctgaaatgaaaatgcaaaatcagCTGCATCTTCACTTtaaacgttgtcgtgtgaacaggACCCTATTTTGTTCCGATGTTTTAAAAACTTATGTTTCAGTCATGTCTTGTTTTTCAAATTTGGCAGAACCCTGATGAGACATCAGAATCTGTTGgactcccccccaaaaaaaaagaaagaaaaagaaaaagtagaaaaaactGCTTCACTGGAAAGTTATCAGTGGATTTTTGGTCTTTACcaggaaaacaaaattaaaaatcacTGGTCTTGTGATGTGAAGGACGGCCACAAGCAGAAAGCAGTCTGCTAGCTGAGCTGGATGAAACGCAGCTCAGGATGTGGATTTCTGTCCATCCAGGACGTTTGAGCAGCGACATAAAAACTCCTCAGATTTTGAAAGAAGATCTGAGGAGAGATGAGATTTATTTCATCAGGAGTTTTGGTTTTAATCAGAATGTGGCAAACTGAGGGAAGAGTTCTCTCCCTTCATCCATCTTTCTCGATCATTTCATcattaaacttgtttttaaacGAGTTGGCGGACTTTCAACGGGTTTAattcaatgcattttaaaagtTGGATATTTATTGATATGGGTTGTGGTTCTTT includes these proteins:
- the slc1a9 gene encoding solute carrier family 1 member 9, which gives rise to MTNQTTANQSNTSKAKEKEENQRDDNTDMAYKDAGHCSRNTHNLLLGLTVMGVVMGAVFGMLLRYMKVKDSSALTMVSFPGDILMRMLKMLILPLIISSLITGLAGLDARSSGRMGSRAMVYYMTTTVIAAILGVILVLGIHPGNPKLRGGTYTSVPKNQEVSSLDAFLDLIRNLFPENLVQACFQQVQTVLKTVAVPVQNQSEPIMVNRKKLEYKWGMNVLGLIGFFITFGICMGRMGERGRIMCDFFNILNEIIMTMVSMIMWYSPVGIASLIAGKIAAIGDLEVVARQLGLYMVTVIVGLVIHGGLILPAIFFAITKKSPFTFYSGIFQAWITALGTASSAGTLPVTFRCLEENLKIDKRVTRFVLPIGATINMDGTALYEAVAAIFIAQMNDITLDGGQIITVSMTATLASVGAASIPSAGLVTMLLILTAVGLPTQDISLLIAVDWLLDRMRTSINVVGDSFGAGIVDHLSKAELAEIDAAEMHHNPLEEELDFIPPPPVLTEMDLVVDPLKPPELPPRSPRPPKLNHHSSAFSQPHSATYSPSRSVRSPSPRSIRSPSPRSVCSHSPRPFRTHSPRLLRRTEPGYCALPSHENQIPTIPRSYRERERDRERERLRRESETEEEEERERVLGEVSDGEESDDTAYDRRHAIPPGDLP